GATTTTGAAGGTTTGGCATCAAGCCCCGAGGGAACAACTTCTTCATACTTGGACACTGCCCTATTTCAATTCTTttgagaagagaaaaagaattgCTGTTATAGctttcttttccttcttccATTGATATCAGCTCCTCCATGTTATCACAATCGTTTACTTCAATCTCTTCCAGATTTTGAAGGTTTGGCATCAAGCCCCGAGGGAACAACTTCTTCATACTTGGACACTGCCCTATTTCAATTCTTttgagaagagaaaaagaattgCTGTTATAGctttcttttccttcttccATTGATATCAGCTCCTCCATGTTATCACAATCGTATACTTCAATCTCTTCCAGATTTTGAAGGTTTGGCATCAAGCCCCGAGGGAACAACTTCTTCATACTTGGACACTGCCCTATTTCAATTCTTTTGAGAAGAGAAAAGGTAACATGCAGTGGTGATGATGGTACTGCTATTGGAATATCCCCATTGTCAAACAGGAAGTGTAAATCATTCGAATCAATTGATATTTCCTCGAGGCTTTTAAATACTGAAGGGGAGGAGGAAAATGAAAGCAATCGTTGTAAATCATCACAATTCTCAATTTCAATGCTGCAGTTAATAAATCTCAGATACTTGACATCTTCTAGGAGAGAGAGGGGAATGTCTCCTTCGCTGACACTGCAAttccacaaacaaacattaAAATTATCTGCTAGCTCATTATATGTGAAAAGCTCATGTCCAAGATCGATTTTTCCTACATGAAAACTCCATCGCATTAAATCAGATGGAGGTGTCCTAGACGTGAGGGCGTAGGTCTTAAGCTCACCAATATCATGGAAGCAACATTCCAATTCTTGCAACATCCTCAGCGATGCTATTTCCTTTGCTGCACCTGCAAATGAAGTGCTAAGCAAGAGGACTTCCAATTGGGAAAGCGTTGGTAATATACCAGGTGGCAACACTATTTCTGTTTCTCGAAGATTCAAATACTTGAGATTGGACAACATTTCTATTCCTTCAGGAAATTCTTTAACTCCAGAACCATCAAGGTCCAACTTCTTCAATGCGCTAAGCAGCGCTAATGATGGTACATGACTTAACTTTTTACACCTCCTAAGTAATAATGAGCTTAGATTAACCAAATGAGAGCTGGAACTTGGCAATTTTGTAATAGATGTCTCAGAAAGATCAAGCACCTTGAGACCACACAACAGCTCAAAGAAAGAATCTCCGATTGAGCTCAAAGAATAATTTCCACGCAACAAAATGGATGAAAGATTAGGACAGTTAGGTGAATAACCAGAAGGAATCTCTTTTATCTCATTATACATCTCTGAAATTCTCATAAGATCTTTTGACCAATTCCCCCACTTTGGCATTTTGGACAACTTTTCCCCAACTTGTGCATTTGTACCCATTAGTTGGATGGCCACTTTCCTAACCAACCCATGCATACTCACCCATCTGGATCCAGAATAAGTATGGCTACCGTTTAACAAgcaaagattttcaagtttgttGAGCATGGTGTGGCCCTCATCGAATGCTTGTTTTCTGCTGCTTCTTTCTATTACTCCCACATCAATCAAAAAATCTATCACTTCTCTTCTATATGGTGCTTTAAATATTTGAGATTGCACGAATAATGCACAATATAGGAAACACTGTTGCAAAGATGGATCATTCAAACAATCATAGCTACGTTTCAAATTGTCAAATATCTCTGAGTTCTCTTGCATTGGTATTCCTCTCGTTAATTTGTGCAATGCGTCCCTCCATTCATGTATGTCATCCTTCCGCTTCATGTTTCTTGCCATTATTTCAATCCCAAGGGGCAAGCCCTCGCATTCTGATACAATCTCCCTTGCAATCGGTTCCACATTAGGCACTAATTGGTGCCCCAGTTTCTGCAAAAATAACTCCCAATCTGCTTCATATCCAAGAGGCTCTACTTTGATATTCTTTTGGCAATCCATTCTTCGACACACATCTAAAGACCGAGTTGTAATAACCAACTTGCCTCCACGAATTCCAACCCTCTTAAAGGGAATACGATTCCACACATCAtccaaaaataaaacaaaactttTATTATTCTTGTTCAATGCTTTGGACAATTTGGTTGCTCGTAGATCCTCATTGTCCACACTTGAAAGGTCTAGATCCACCATTCTTGCAATGGTGTTCTGTAGTCCATATATACTAAAATTTTCAGACACATTAACCCAATAAACATGATCAAATGGGCTGGCAGCTGTCACAAGTTTGTTATAAACATGTTTGGCTAACTCAGTTTTGCCCACTCCTCCCATCCCATAAATGCCAACCTTTGAGACATTATCATCATCCCTTAAACAAGAATAGATCTGCTTTATATGTGTCTCAAACTCTGCACCCTTCAACTTTGTTGTCAGCAACtcctctcctttggactcaacAAATTGCATAGGTTGTCCAACATGGTTCTCTTCATCTCCTACTGGATTCTCCACTTGGTGATGTTGTTGCTCTGAAATTGGATTATATTCCTCATTGGCGCTTGAACTTGGCACGGTTTTACGTTTCTTGTTTCGTCCACAATGGGTTGCTTCCTGAGCTCTTGCTTTGACATGAGAAGGGACCTTATCACAAATTCGAATGTCCCGCCCTTGAATTCCTGCAAAATGCAATTTGATCCTTGAAATTGAAGGATGCCCCTTGAATACTTTTTCGCAGAATTTACACTTCAAATCCTTTCCACTACTACCGGTCTTCTCAACATACTGCCAAAAATCTTTATCTTTTGTTCTTCCCATTTTTGTTTATCCTACATGAATGTTtaagtaaaatattataaaaagagaaatttgAAAGAGTCAAATGCGAAGTTAGAAAAGTAAAACCAAAACAATTTCAacgaaaagaaataaatataagaaatatatatatatgaagtaCCTTGAGTGAGAAGAATTTGCCCCAAAAGGCTTGCTTGAATGAGAACAGGCACTGAACGATTGCAAACTTCCACTAACAGTGATTAATCAAAGACGTTCTGTTAAATATTAATCAAAGATGTTCTCATTTCAAACACAAACTTAATCCAATTGCTCAAGCCACCAACAAGCTAAACCAAGCATAATATCAAGCTAATGTTTCATGAAAAGCACCAGTGGTACGTGAATAAACcattaatcaaataataattataattaaattttttttttcttttaaattgtttttagaGGCATAAATTCTAGTCGCCATCTAATCTAccaagtaattaaaaaaatatacttatGTGTGTAAATGAACTAAATTATTTAGATAAAAAGTTATTAGAGGATATAGTTcttatttattcaaattatgCATAATCATATGATTAATAACAAGCATCTCTATGGTACACAAATAAACagtcaataaattaatataagctGAATATATGTTTATACGTTTGTACTAGTGAAATCAATTCattaaacaatttaattaaaattataatctatttaacaatttaaaattataaaaaattataataattaattataaattaatcatattaatttattaaataaatcatttaatttttccaaATTGTAGTTGTTGGTATAAATTCTTGTGAGAATCTACGAAACAAGTGAAGCAATCTACAgtttaaattaatcaaaagaGACTACACCTCTcgatctaaaataaaataaaaatataatttttttcaagtttttaagagtttttacaataataataataagaaagtaaattaaaatcatataaaattcaaaataagcATCTGATATAAAACTGAAAATAAGTACCTGATTCAATCGAGATGAATCTCgaaaagatttgataaactaagaagaaagaagaagaagtaaaGAAGGGGAAGATGTGAATATTGAAGGAGGAAGGGGATAGCGGAGATCGAAAGCTGCTCAATAAAGAAGTATGAGAGTTGACCGATGACTTGTACTAGTCAAACATGCCAGCTATTATTTTCCCCTTTCTTTCTAAGAAGGTGTGAATtataagaaattattattattttttattactctttcaactctataatttttatctattttatattttacacatattaaatatataatttttaattacggTTTTTAATTAAGGCATAGTGGAAgtaacaatataattttatatatcacAGTTAAAGATAATAGCCCTATTTTTTATTGGGCTATTAtactttttaatctttttgtTATATACTTCCACTATgccttaaaaaattaaattcaaatcatatttataaatgaattcataattatataaaaatctcAAGGCTTATTTtctaattgttttattattaaatataaaaatttcatactgataaaatatattatagttggctaataaattaattaatatgtatttatttcctttatttttttaaatttttttcatattttaataaatgtatcaaaatttaaaaaaatattccaaaaacatgcatatcatTTTTCTTAGAAAtgcctttaatttttattaaattaaaaaatatttttaataactgATTTGTTCTGAGCCCTTCAAATATTAAACAAAACTTCGAAATTTATTAGGAAATAAACTTTTACAGGTCATTAATGATTAGAGGAACCATGTAGCCTTATTCTACAATAGAAAATAGGAAAATTTATTACtagttttcatattttaatgaaattaatttttaatttttaaattttaaaaaatatattaaaatatttttaacatttaaaaaaatctaataattattaattttactgttaaaatttatatatttttaaaaaatttattaattagctcCTCGACGATTAATCTCTccgtattaaaaatattttaaatttttttaatatttaataactgaAACTATCGAAAgaactatttaatatatttttaaaatgttaaaaatattttaatatatattttaaaattaaaaaattatttaataaattttctacattataaaattaaatagtaattttaaaaaattaaatagtaattttttttaaaattggctGTAGAAATTTTTACACCACAAACAcaaatgcatttttttttttttttgaaatatatatatttttttaaaatggatatTAGAGATTGAGGAGTAGAATATGATATCTctcaaatctattaaaatacacttaccaccagactaaatCTGTGAGTGTAAATACATATGCATTTATCATCTTCAATTTTAAGCGAAatccatttttatttattttaaatataattgacTCTAATTTGATGGAATCCGAAATCTCACAGCCCAGAATCACACAGCCAGATCACAAGTATCATGAACTATTAATATTATCCATAATAACTGTGGCTTATTTGCCTATATAAGTGAACTACAATCATATAGTAAGAAAATATTAACATCATTTAAATCAAACTTACAACCACACCTTCAAAATATGGAGATTTCACACTACTCAACAATGGGACTTGACTAGGCTGATGAAACTCCATCTTCTCAAGTCTGTTATGTCCTGGTTTAATTATCATACAAAATATCATCAGAACTGATTTTAAGATGATATTGTAGAGTTATTACAAGTAAAGTTCAGTCTGTTACATGGGTTCAGAGAAATAAGTCACGAAGGCTCTTCACTGCTTTCATCATCCACTTGTTCTTCACAGCTTTCATCATCTAGTTGCTCTTCGCCGATATAGACGAAGTTGCAAAGGGGCAACAGCACATTCCTCGCATCAGGATGGTCAAAATCAACCAACTACCACCATTTTCTGGGATAAATATTGATGAATTCAAGAGAAGGCAGAGGGTAGAGGTGGCTGTGGtcaagagagaaaagagaaagtGAAATCCTCTCAAGCTTTAGACAATTGCATACTGTAATTTTTGCACGAGAATTGAAGACTATGTTCCCACTGCATATGCTCTTCAGTTTCGGCAAGTCTACCAATTTAACACACTGCAATTTTGGGAGAGTAAACTGATTGCTGGTGAAGATGAAGCTCTTACAGTACTTGTGGTTGTAGCTTTCTTGTCCTTCTTCTTATGCTATCAGCTCCTCCATATTATTACAACTTTTTACATAAACCTCTTCCAGATTTTGAAGGTTCAACATCGAGCCCTGAGGAAACAGCTTCTTGATACTTGGACAATTCCATATCTCAAAATTTTTTGAGAAGAGAAAAGGTACCATGCGGGGGTGATAATGGTGCTGCTAGTGGAATATCCCCACTGAACTTCCTCCCTCTACTACCAAACAGGAAACATAAGTCCTTAAAGCTGTCAATTTTTATATCCTCAAGGCTTTTAAGTACAGAATGGGAGGATGAAAAAGAAAGCAAACACTGTAGGCCACTACAATTCACAATTTTAAAGTACTTCAGCTCAGTTGCTTTTTCCAAGCATAAGCCGCTACTTTCTATGTTGCAATCGTAAAATCGCAGTTTTTTTATGCATTCTGGGAGAGACAGGGCACCGTCTCTTTCATTGATACAGCAATTACAGAAACAAACCTGATCAAAATCATATGGTATCTTGGATTCAGGGAAGCTTTGTGCTACAAGAAGATTGCATTGCATTAGATTGGATGAGCGTGTCAAAGTCTTGAAGGTGTTCAACTCGCCAACATCATGGAAACAGCATTCCAATTCTTCCAACTTGCTCAGTTATGCTACTTCCTCTCCTGCAACTGTGAATGAAGTGCCAAGCAAGAGGACTTGCAATTGAGAAAGCTTTGGCAATATACCAGGCGGCAACTCCTTTGTTCTTGAATCACCAAGATCCAGATACCTGAGTTTGGAGAGCAATTCTATTTCTCGAGGCACTTTTTCAACTCCAGATCTACAGAGATCCAACTTCCTCGATGCCGTAAGTCGTGCTAACGATGGCACATGCCTTAAGTTTTCACAGTCACTGAGTAACAAGACGCTTAGATTCACCAAATGATAGATGGAACTTGGCAATTCTTCAATACCTATTTGAGAGAGATCAAGCACCTTGAGACCATGCAATTGTTCGAAGAAAGAATCTCCTATCGAGCTCAACTTATAATTGCCTCCCAACAAAAGAATCTCCAATCTCCAATCCTTCAATACCTTTATGAAAGATTAGGGCAACTGGGTGAATGACCTGAAGGAATCTCATTTATCTTATTATACATCAATGAAATTCTTACAAGATCTTTTGACCAGTTCCCCCACTCTGGCATTTCAAATAACTCTTCACCAAACGTTACTCGTGCATTTGCTTTCATTATTTGGATGGCCATATTACTAAGCAAGCCATGCATCTTCAAGTAAGTAATGCCTTCTAACAAgcaaagattttcaagtttgtcGAGCAGGGTATCGCCCTCATCGGATTTTTCTCTCCTACTCTCTCCTTCTATAACCCCAACATCAATAAGAAACTCTACTGTTTGTTCCCTACAGATTTTACTGTGTCTTAGAAATAATCCACCACATAAGAAACACTATTGCAAAGCTGAATCATTCAAATAATCATAGCTAAGTTTCAATTTGTTGAACAAGTACAAATTCTCTTGCATTGGCACTGCTCTTCTAAATTTGTTCAATGCATCTCTCCATCCATGTGTGTCATCCACTTCCCTCATGTTTATTGCCATCGTTTTAATCTCAAGTGGCAAGCCCCTGCATTTTTTTGCTATGGATTTTGCAATCCCGTCAACTTCCAGACTAGGTATCTTTTGCTGCCCCAGTTTCTGCAAAAATAACTCCCAAGCTTCATCCTCTAAAAGACAATCTACTTTGATATTCATTTGGCAACCCATCTTTCGACAAACACTTAACGATCAAGTTGTGAGAACCAACTTGCATCCATTCATGCTACCAGGAATTCCTACCTTTTTAAGGGGTATATAACTCCACACATCAtccaaaattaaaacaaaattctTACTCTCGATCAATGCTCTTGACAATCTAGCTTCCCTTGCATGCTCATCATCCGCAATTGAAAGGTCTAGATCCACCATTCTTGCAATGGTGTTCTGTAGTTTATGGATACTAAAAATCTGATGACACAGTAACCCAATAAACATTATGATATGTGTTGGGAGTTCTTAGAAGTGCATTATTAATATGTTTTGCCAATTCAGTTTTACCCACTCCCCCCATCCCATAAATGCCAAACTTCAAGACATTATCATCCCTTAAACAAGAATAGATCTGCTTTATATGTGTTTCAAACTTTGCACCCTTTTAACTTTTTTGTCTGCAACTCCTCTCCTTTGGTCTCAACATATTGCACAGATTGTCCAACATGATTCCTTCAATGATTTTCCATTCCAGCTTCTCCCCACAAGGTTCTTTACATGATTTTCCATTCCAGCTTCCCTCACTTCCTCAGTTTCCAAAACTTCCGTTTGCATCCTTTCTTTATCTCTCACTCGTTTTTCCACTTCGTGATTTTTGTTGCCCAGAAATCAGATTACGTTCCTCATTGCAGCTTGAACTTGTCATGGTTTTACGTTTTTTGTTTGCATCAATGGTTGCATTGCCACATTTTCTGTTTGCTTCAGCAACAGCATCCCAAGCTTTTGCTTTGACATCAGGAGACACTTTCTCACAAATATTAATGCCATGCCCTTTTGTTTCTGATAAATGCAATCTGATCCTTGCATGTGAAGGATCCTTGTATGAAACCTTGCAGAATGTACACATGAGAGAGTCGTCATTGGTCCTGACAAAATACTGCTTAAAATCTTCACCTTTAGGTGTAGCCATTTTTGTTTGTCCTGGATAAGAGCAGTTGAATCATGTAAACAATGTATATTAATAGAGGTCAAATTATTTATGTTTTctaaaacagaaaaaagaaaaaccaatTTTCTGTCCAATGCATTGcaagtttaattaaaatatctcgTTTGGGATACAGAATAAGGGACAGTATAGAAGCTCGACCAAGTTAAAAACCTTAAACCTTTTATGGGTATAGAAGATGGAAAATGcaatgcaaaactcatttacagGGTAAAAT
This region of Manihot esculenta cultivar AM560-2 chromosome 10, M.esculenta_v8, whole genome shotgun sequence genomic DNA includes:
- the LOC110624409 gene encoding probable disease resistance protein At4g27220 gives rise to the protein MGRTKDKDFWQYVEKTGSSGKDLKCKFCEKVFKGHPSISRIKLHFAGIQGRDIRICDKVPSHVKARAQEATHCGRNKKRKTVPSSSANEEYNPISEQQHHQVENPVGDEENHVGQPMQFVESKGEELLTTKLKGAEFETHIKQIYSCLRDDDNVSKVGIYGMGGVGKTELAKHVYNKLVTAASPFDHVYWVNVSENFSIYGLQNTIARMVDLDLSSVDNEDLRATKLSKALNKNNKSFVLFLDDVWNRIPFKRVGIRGGKLVITTRSLDVCRRMDCQKNIKVEPLGYEADWELFLQKLGHQLVPNVEPIAREIVSECEGLPLGIEIMARNMKRKDDIHEWRDALHKLTRGIPMQENSEIFDNLKRSYDCLNDPSLQQCFLYCALFVQSQIFKAPYRREVIDFLIDVGVIERSSRKQAFDEGHTMLNKLENLCLLNGSHTYSGSRWVSMHGLVRKVAIQLMGTNAQVGEKLSKMPKWGNWSKDLMRISEMYNEIKEIPSGYSPNCPNLSSILLRGNYSLSSIGDSFFELLCGLKVLDLSETSITKLPSSSSHLVNLSSLLLRRCKKLSHVPSLALLSALKKLDLDGSGVKEFPEGIEMLSNLKYLNLRETEIVLPPGILPTLSQLEVLLLSTSFAGAAKEIASLRMLQELECCFHDIGELKTYALTSRTPPSDLMRWSFHVGKIDLGHELFTYNELADNFNVCLWNCSVSEGDIPLSLLEDVKYLRFINCSIEIENCDDLQRLLSFSSSPSVFKSLEEISIDSNDLHFLFDNGDIPIAVPSSPLHVTFSLLKRIEIGQCPSMKKLFPRGLMPNLQNLEEIEVYDCDNMEELISMEEGKESYNSNSFSLLKRIEIGQCPSMKKLFPRGLMPNLQNLEEIEVNDCDNMEELISMEEGKESYNSNSFSLLKRIEIGQCPSMKKLFPRGLMPNLQNLEEIEVNDCDNMEELISMEEGKESYNSNSFSPLKKIKIRECPSMKKLFPQGLMSNLQNLEEIEVCHCDNMKELIAMEEREREESYNSSNGTTFIFTLPKLRSVGLAELPQLKSICSQEIVCDSLEYIEVVNCVNLERIALSLFLPDQSWLFPLPSLKAIHICPQDWWEQLFDFEQKIVLLPLCSFEDEDMEVFMSWKYGTE